In Ipomoea triloba cultivar NCNSP0323 chromosome 7, ASM357664v1, a single genomic region encodes these proteins:
- the LOC116024757 gene encoding carbamoyl-phosphate synthase large chain, chloroplastic-like translates to MGYCMNRCENVSSKLISSSSLKSHSNKANAFRVSTHFAKPSVKKDYSCLNLQYGSPVLHESKFRISVSSIRCEKGVVGKQELGKRTDIKKILILGAGPIVIGQACEFDYSGTQACKALREEGYEVILINSNPATIMTDPEMADRTYIEPLTPEIVEQVLEKERPDALLPTMGGQTALNLAVALAESGALEKYGVELIGAKLDCIKKAEDRDLFKQAMSNIGLKTPPSGIGTTLEECFEIANVIGEFPLIIRPAFTLGGTGGGIAYNREEFEAICKSGLAASLTSQVLVEKSLLGWKEYELEVMRDLADNVVIICSIENIDPMGVHTGDSITVAPAQTLTDKEYQRLRDYSIAIIREIGVECGGSNVQFAINPEDGEVMVIEMNPRVSRSSALASKATGFPIAKMAAKLSIGYSLDQIPNDITKKTPASFEPSIDYVVTKIPRFAFEKFPGSEPVLTTQMKSVGESMAVGRTFQESFQKAVRSLETGYSGWGCASIKELDWDWEKLRYSLRVPNPDRIHAIYAAMKRGMAIDEIGEISYIDSWFLRQLKELVDVEQYLLTRTLSSLTKDDLYEVKKRGFSDRQIAFATKTTERDVRSKRLSLGIKPAYKRVDTCAAEFEADTPYMYSSYDLECESAPTQRKKVLILGGGPNRIGQGIEFDYCCCHTSFALQDAGYETIMMNSNPETVSTDYDTSDRLYFEPLTVEDVLNVIDLERPDGIIVQFGGQTPLKLSLPIQQYLDENKPKCRSGVGYVCIWGTSPDSIDAAEDRERFNAILNELRIEQPKGGIAKSEKDALAIAADIGYPVVVRPSYVLGGRAMEIVYDDDKLVTYLENAVEVDPERPVLIDRYLSDAIEIDVDALADLHGNVVIGGIMEHIEQAGVHSGDSACMIPTQTVSPSCLETIRSWTTKLAKRLNVCGLMNCQYAITASGDVFLLEANPRASRTVPFVSKAIGHPLAKYASLVMSGKSLHDLGFTKEVIPRHVSVKEAVLPFEKFQGCDVLLGPEMRSTGEVMGICFESSIAFAKAQIATGQRVPLSGTLFLSLNDLTKRHLATIANAFLSVGYQVVATSGTAYVLESEGIPVERVLKMHEGRPHAGDLIANGKIQLMVITSSGDALDQIDGRKLRRMALAYKIPVITTVAGALATAEAIKSLKCNKLEISALQDYFDVPKETESSKNLQSAYYSSSS, encoded by the exons ATGGGTTATTGTATGAATCGCTGTGAGAATGTTTCATCTAAGCTCATTTCCTCTTCATCTTTGAAGTCCCATTCAAATAAAGCTAATGCTTTTCGGGTTTCTACCCATTTCGCAAAACCAAGTGTGAAGAAAGATTATTCATGTTTGAACCTTCAATATGGGTCCCCTGTTTTGCATGAGAGTAAATTTAGGATCAGTGTGAGCTCGATTCGATGTGAAAAAGGTGTTGTGGGTAAGCAGGAACTGGGGAAGAGGACAGATATaaagaagattttgattttAGGAGCAGGGCCTATAGTGATTGGGCAAGCCTGTGAGTTTGATTATTCTGGGACACAAGCTTGTAAGGCTCTTAGGGAAGAGGGGTATGAGGTGATTCTGATTAATTCCAATCCTGCTACTATTATGACTGATCCGGAAATGGCGGATAGGACTTATATTGAGCCATTGACGCCCGAGATTGTTGAGCAAGTGCTCGAGAAGGAGAGACCGGATGCTTTGCTGCCCACTATGGGTGGCCAGACTGCTCTTAACCTTGCAGTGGCATTGGCTGAGAGCGGGGCACTTGAGAAGTATGGTGTTGAGTTGATTGGGGCGAAGCTTGATTGCATCAAGAAGGCGGAGGATAGGGATCTGTTTAAGCAGGCAATGAGCAATATTGGGCTCAAGACACCTCCTTCTGGGATCGGGACAACTCTCGAGGAGTGTTTTGAGATTGCTAATGTGATAGGGGAGTTCCCGTTGATTATACGTCCAGCATTCACGCTGGGTGGAACTGGAGGTGGGATTGCCTACAACAGAGAGGAATTCGAGGCCATATGTAAGTCGGGGCTTGCTGCTAGTTTGACATCACAGGTTCTGGTTGAAAAGTCTTTGTTGGGATGGAAAGAGTACGAGCTCGAGGTTATGAGAGATTTAGCAGATAATGTGGTTATCATTTGCTCGATCGAGAATATTGATCCAATGGGTGTCCACACCGGGGATTCCATCACTGTGGCTCCTGCTCAGACTTTGACTGATAAAGAGTACCAACGGCTTCGGGACTACTCCATTGCCATTATCAGGGAAATTGGGGTTGAATGTGGCGGTTCGAATGTACAATTTGCTATTAATCCAGAAGACGGAGAGGTGATGGTAATTGAAATGAATCCCAGGGTTTCAAGATCCTCAGCTTTAGCCTCGAAAGCTACTGGATTCCCTATAGCAAAGATGGCTGCAAAGCTTTCTATTGGCTACTCATTGGATCAGATTCCTAATGACATAACAAAAAAGACACCAGCGAGCTTTGAACCTTCCATAGACTATGTCGTCACAAAG ATACCTCGCTTTGCATTTGAGAAATTTCCAGGATCGGAACCAGTACTGACAACCCAGATGAAATCTGTTGGAGAATCCATGGCAGTAGGCCGAACATTCCAAGAATCATTTCAGAAAGCAGTTCGATCTTTAGAAACTGGCTACTCGGGATGGGGTTGTGCCTCCATCAAGGAACTGGACTGGGATTGGGAGAAATTGAGGTACAGCCTTCGAGTTCCGAATCCTGATCGTATTCATGCCATATATGCTGCAATGAAGAGGGGAATGGCAATTGATGAGATAGGGGAAATAAGTTACATTGATAGCTGGTTCCTAAGACAACTCAAAGAGCTAGTAGATGTTGAACAGTATCTTTTGACTCGCACTTTATCCAGCTTGACTAAGGATGATTTGTATGAGGTTAAAAAACGAGGTTTTAGTGATAGACAGATAGCTTTTGCGACAAAGACAACTGAGAGAGATGTTCGTTCAAAGCGCCTATCCTTGGGCATCAAACCAGCTTATAAGCGAGTCGATACATGTGCTGCAGAATTTGAGGCTGATACACCTTATATGTATTCGTCTTATGACTTAGAGTGTGAATCAGCTCCTACCCAAAGGAAGAAAGTTTTGATTTTAGGTGGGGGACCAAACCGAATTGGACAAGGAATTGAGTTTGATTACTGCTGCTGCCACACATCTTTTGCCCTTCAg GATGCCGGCTATGAAACAATCATGATGAATTCCAATCCCGAGACAGTATCTACAGATTACGACACGAGTGACCGTCTCTATTTTGAACCTCTGACAGTTGAAGATGTCCTCAACGTTATCGACTTGGAGAGACCTGATGGCATCATTGTGCAGTTTGGTGGTCAAACGCCGTTGAAACTCTCTCTTCCCATTCAACAGTACTTAGATGAAAACAAGCCAAAGTGTAGAAGTGGAGTGGGATATGTTTGCATATGGGGCACTTCGCCCGATTCCATTGATGCTGCTGAGGATAGGGAGAGATTCAATGCGATTCTGAACGAACTAAGGATTGAGCAGCCGAAAGGAGGCATTGCCAAGAGTGAAAAAGACGCTCTTGCCATCGCGGCGGATATAGGGTATCCTGTTGTTGTCCGACCTTCGTATGTGTTGGGTGGCCGTGCAATGGAGATTGTTTACGACGATGACAAGCTTGTTACGTACCTTGAAAATGCTGTTGAGGTGGACCCCGAGCGCCCCGTTTTGATTGACAGATATTTGTCCGATGCCATTGAGATTGATGTTGATGCACTCGCGGATTTACATGGTAATGTCGTGATTGGTGGAATAATGGAGCATATTGAACAGGCCGGGGTTCATTCTGGCGACTCAGCTTGCATGATTCCCACCCAAACAGTTTCGCCATCGTGCTTGGAAACGATCAGGTCGTGGACGACAAAATTAGCAAAGCGGCTAAATGTGTGTGGGCTTATGAACTGTCAGTATGCCATCACAGCCTCGGGGGATGTTTTCTTGCTCGAGGCTAATCCACGTGCCTCGAGAACAGTTCCTTTTGTGTCCAAGGCAATCGGACACCCATTGGCTAAATATGCTTCGCTAGTTATGTCGGGAAAATCTCTCCACGACCTAGGGTTCACTAAAGAGGTTATCCCAAGACACGTATCTGTCAAAGAGGCAGTTCTCCCGTTTGAGAAATTCCAAGGCTGTGATGTTCTCCTCGGTCCCGAGATGCGGAGCACTGGCGAGGTAATGGGTATATGCTTCGAGTCATCAATTGCTTTCGCTAAAGCGCAAATAGCTACCGGCCAGCGAGTACCACTTTCGGGAACCCTGTTTCTTAGCCTAAATGACTTAACCAAGCGCCATCTCGCCACAATTGCTAACGCTTTCCTGTCAGTCGGATATCAAGTAGTTGCGACTTCCGGGACCGCATATGTACTCGAATCCGAAGGCATTCCAGTGGAGCGAGTGTTGAAAATGCACGAAGGGAGACCCCATGCTGGTGACCTGATCGCGAATGGGAAGATTCAGTTGATGGTGATTACAAGTTCGGGAGACGCACTCGACCAGATTGATGGACGAAAGCTGAGGAGAATGGCACTTGCATACAAGATTCCCGTGATAACAACAGTTGCTGGTGCTCTAGCCACAGCTGAGGCAATCAAAAGCCTGAAATGTAACAAGCTCGAGATTTCAGCTCTTCAGGACTACTTCGATGTCCCAAAGGAGACCGAGAGTAGCAAAAACCTGCAATCTGCATACTACTCGTCTTCTAGTTGA
- the LOC116025733 gene encoding LOB domain-containing protein 1-like, producing MESSDTTNSPPSSRSVSPPSSPASPTTPLPVVMSPCAACKILRRRCAEKCVLAPYFPPNDPIKFTTAHRVFGASNIIKFLQELPENQRADAVSSMVYEANARLRDPVYGCAGAIDQLQKQVNMLQAQLAKAQAEVFNMQCQHANIMALYCEMARSSSPPPQQFSFDDFSGRNGLRSGGDGGYCDYIDEDNSLDSFWDQLNTLGMSM from the exons ATGGAGTCAAGCGACACCACCAATTCTCCGCCGTCCTCCCGCTCCGTGTCGCCGCCGTCCTCTCCGGCGTCGCCCACCACCCCATTGCCGGTGGTGATGAGCCCCTGCGCCGCCTGCAAGATCTTGCGGCGGCGCTGCGCCGAGAAATGTGTTCTGGCGCCCTATTTCCCTCCCAACGATCCCATCAAGTTCACCACCGCTCACCGCGTCTTCGGCGCCAGCAATATTATCAAATTCTTGCAG gaGTTACCGGAGAATCAGAGGGCGGACGCCGTGAGCAGCATGGTGTACGAGGCGAACGCGCGGCTGAGAGATCCGGTGTACGGCTGCGCCGGCGCGATCGATCAGCTCCAGAAGCAAGTGAACATGCTTCAGGCGCAGCTCGCCAAGGCTCAAGCCGAGGTGTTCAATATGCAGTGCCAACACGCCAATATAATGGCGCTTTACTGCGAGATGGCTCGATCTTCTTCTCCGCCGCCGCAGCAATTTTCTTTCGACGATTTTTCTGGCCGGAATGGACTCCGCAGCGGCGGCGACGGCGGCTATTGCGACTACATCGACGAAGACAACAGCTTGGATTCGTTCTGGGACCAATTAAACACCCTCGGCATGAGCATGTGA